One stretch of Streptomyces peucetius DNA includes these proteins:
- a CDS encoding acylneuraminate cytidylyltransferase, producing MTVLAVIPARGGSKGVPAKNLAAVGGVPLVARAVRACLDAPLVTHVAVSTDDPQIAAVARGAGADVVLRPAAIAGDTATSESAVLHAMDAHETEHGAPVDVVLLVQCTSPFVSREDIEGVARAVVLDGADSAVTVAPFHGFVWRETDEAASAGQESAERAAGAGAVLVDTATGTATGTGYGVNHDASFRPRRQDRPQDFLETGAAYAMSAPGFREAGHRFFGRTALVRTDPARVLEVDDPHDLARARALAPLLDTAALPAREDVDAVVLDFDGTQTDDRVLIDADGREIVSVHRGDGLGVSHLRRAGLDLLILSTEQNPVVAARARKLKIPVLHGIDRKDLALKQWCEERGLAPERVLYVGNDVNDLPCFHLVGWPVAVASAHDSVRAAARAVTATPGGEGAIREIAAWLLGPTLNTP from the coding sequence ATGACCGTTCTCGCCGTGATCCCCGCCCGCGGCGGATCAAAGGGCGTCCCGGCAAAGAACCTGGCCGCGGTCGGCGGCGTCCCGCTCGTCGCACGGGCCGTCCGTGCCTGCCTCGACGCCCCGCTCGTCACCCACGTCGCGGTCTCCACCGACGACCCGCAGATCGCGGCCGTCGCCCGCGGCGCCGGGGCCGACGTCGTCCTGCGGCCCGCCGCCATCGCCGGTGACACCGCCACCAGCGAGTCGGCCGTCCTGCACGCGATGGACGCCCACGAGACCGAGCACGGCGCACCCGTCGACGTCGTCCTGCTCGTCCAGTGCACCAGCCCCTTCGTCTCCCGTGAGGACATCGAGGGCGTCGCCCGCGCCGTCGTCCTGGACGGCGCCGACAGCGCCGTGACCGTCGCGCCCTTCCACGGCTTCGTGTGGCGCGAGACCGACGAGGCGGCGAGCGCTGGGCAGGAGAGCGCCGAGCGGGCCGCCGGCGCAGGCGCCGTCCTCGTCGACACCGCCACCGGAACGGCCACCGGCACCGGCTACGGCGTCAACCACGACGCTTCGTTCCGGCCCCGCCGCCAGGACCGCCCGCAGGACTTCCTGGAGACCGGGGCCGCGTACGCCATGTCCGCGCCCGGGTTCCGCGAGGCGGGGCACCGGTTCTTCGGCCGCACCGCGCTGGTGCGCACCGACCCGGCACGGGTCCTGGAGGTCGACGACCCGCACGACCTGGCCCGCGCCCGCGCGCTCGCGCCGCTGCTGGACACCGCGGCGCTGCCCGCGCGCGAGGACGTCGACGCGGTCGTCCTCGACTTCGACGGGACGCAGACCGACGACCGGGTGCTCATCGACGCCGACGGCCGCGAGATCGTCTCCGTCCACCGCGGCGACGGCCTGGGCGTCTCCCACCTGCGCAGGGCCGGACTGGACCTGCTGATCCTGTCCACCGAGCAGAACCCCGTCGTCGCCGCCCGCGCCCGCAAGCTCAAGATCCCCGTCCTGCACGGCATCGACCGCAAGGACCTCGCGCTCAAGCAGTGGTGCGAGGAACGGGGCCTGGCGCCCGAACGGGTGCTTTACGTCGGCAACGACGTCAACGACCTTCCGTGCTTCCACCTCGTCGGCTGGCCCGTGGCCGTCGCGAGTGCGCACGACTCCGTACGCGCCGCCGCCCGTGCCGTCACCGCCACACCCGGCGGCGAGGGGGCGATCCGTGAGATCGCCGCCTGGCTCCTCGGCCCGACTCTCAACACCCCTTGA
- a CDS encoding N-acetylneuraminate synthase family protein — MSTSRLRTLGNKTAGPGRPVYVTGEIGINHNGDLDNAFALIDAAAEAGCDAVKFQKRTPEICTPRDQWDIERDTPWGRMTYIDYRHRVEFGEDEYRRIDEHCKKRGIDWFASPWDTEAVAFLEKFDVPAHKVASASLTDDELLRALRATGKTVILSTGMSTPKQIRHAVEVLGSDNILLCHATSTYPAKAEELNLRVINTLQGEYPNVPIGYSGHETGLQTTLAAVALGAAFVERHITLDRAMWGSDQAASVEPQGLTRLVRDIRTIEEALGDGVKKVYDSELAPMKKLRRVVGVVAEAGDREPAAV; from the coding sequence ATGAGCACGTCCCGTCTGCGCACCCTCGGCAACAAGACCGCCGGCCCCGGCCGGCCGGTCTACGTCACCGGTGAGATCGGCATCAACCACAACGGCGACCTGGACAACGCCTTCGCCCTGATCGACGCCGCCGCCGAAGCCGGCTGCGACGCGGTCAAGTTCCAGAAGCGCACCCCGGAGATCTGCACCCCGCGCGACCAGTGGGACATCGAGCGCGACACCCCCTGGGGCCGGATGACGTACATCGACTACCGCCACCGCGTCGAGTTCGGCGAGGACGAGTACCGCCGGATCGACGAGCACTGCAAGAAGCGCGGCATCGACTGGTTCGCCTCCCCGTGGGACACCGAGGCCGTCGCCTTCCTGGAGAAGTTCGACGTCCCCGCCCACAAGGTGGCCTCCGCGTCGCTCACCGACGACGAGCTGCTGCGCGCCCTGCGCGCCACCGGCAAGACGGTCATCCTCTCCACCGGCATGTCGACGCCGAAGCAGATCCGCCACGCCGTCGAGGTCCTCGGCAGCGACAACATCCTGCTCTGCCACGCCACCTCGACGTACCCGGCCAAGGCCGAGGAGCTCAACCTGCGCGTCATCAACACCCTGCAGGGCGAGTACCCGAACGTCCCGATCGGCTACTCCGGCCACGAGACCGGTCTGCAGACCACCCTCGCCGCCGTCGCCCTCGGCGCCGCGTTCGTCGAGCGCCACATCACCCTGGACCGCGCCATGTGGGGCTCCGACCAGGCCGCCTCCGTCGAGCCGCAGGGCCTCACCCGCCTGGTGCGCGACATCCGCACCATCGAGGAGGCCCTCGGCGACGGCGTCAAGAAGGTCTACGACTCCGAGCTCGCGCCCATGAAGAAGCTGCGCCGCGTCGTGGGTGTCGTGGCCGAGGCGGGCGACCGTGAGCCGGCCGCGGTCTGA